A single Anopheles arabiensis isolate DONGOLA chromosome 2, AaraD3, whole genome shotgun sequence DNA region contains:
- the LOC120894161 gene encoding cytochrome P450 4d2-like, which produces MIVYALLIALCVLVLRFVAFRYKLYRTVGHLPGPPVNFLLGNTLELVRYDTQVFFEKLMEYFQRYGTIVRLDMLNKVWIIFSSPHDIEQIISSNEFNRKSMDYDILQEWLGNGILLDYGNTWFSNRRALTGAFHFKILDTYVPVFEEQADVLVRKLLDAGGATVDIFAMVKLYTLDVILETSMGVRCRAQLEDSDYVRAVTDLTHITFWRMYNAMGFSDWTFRLTKHYQTYRKSLQINREFTTSVIKQRRAELLAAGTSDTTRPEKGRLSLLDILLRSDITGRTFSDEEVYSQVNNFMFAGHDTTSSAITFILYACAKHPDVQQRVYEEIVAELPDGEPVTQQRVNNLKYLEQVIKESLRMFPPVPYYSRHIDHDTTQGGVRLEKGSTIVFGTYMLHHNPEYFPEPDQFRPERFADGETKRNPFAYIPFSAGSRNCIGQKFALNELKTALVKVLRQCKVELPDPDFVPKMKMELVLKPVNGMQLRFLERKTIQQ; this is translated from the exons ATGATCGTGTACGCGTTGTTAATTGCGTTGTGCGTTCTCGTGCTGCGCTTTGTCGCTTTCCGCTACAAGTTGTACCGTACCGTTGGCCACTTGCCCGGCCCACCGGTAAACTTTCTCTTGGGCAACACGCTGGAGCTGGTGCGTTACGATACGCAAG TGTTTTTCGAAAAACTGATGGAATATTTCCAACGCTATGGAACGATCGTGCGGCTCGATATGCTCAACAAAGTTTGGATCATATTTTCCTCGCCGCACGATATCGAG CAAATCATCTCATCCAATGAGTTCAACCGCAAATCGATGGACTACGACATCCTCCAGGAATGGCTCGGCAACGGCATCCTGCTCGACTACGGCAACACTTGGTTCTCGAATCGCCGCGCACTGACCGGTGCGTTCCATTTCAAGATTCTCGACACCTACGTGCCGGTGTTTGAGGAGCAGGCGGACGTGCTGGTGCGCAAGCTGCTCGATGCCGGGGGCGCTACGGTTGACATCTTTGCCATGGTGAAGCTCTACACGCTTGACGTCATCCTCGAGACGTCGATGGGCGTACGGTGCCGGGCGCAGCTGGAAGACTCCGACTACGTACGTGCCGTTACGGA CCTTACGCACATAACGTTCTGGCGGATGTACAACGCGATGGGCTTCTCCGACTGGACCTTCCGGCTGACGAAGCACTACCAAACCTACCGGAAGTCGTTACAGATCAATCGAGAGTTTACTACGTCGGTCATCAAGCAGCGTCGTGCGGAGCTGCTAGCAGCGGGCACATCGGATACTACCAGGCCGGAAAAGGGGCGCCTTTCACTGCTGGACATACTGTTGCGCTCGGATATTACCGGCCGTACGTTTAGCGACGAGGAAGTCTACAGCCAGGTGAACAACTTCATGTTTGCG GGCCACGACACCACATCCAGTGCCATCACCTTCATCCTGTACGCGTGTGCCAAGCATCCCGACGTGCAGCAGCGCGTGTACGAGGAAATCGTCGCCGAACTGCCGGACGGCGAACCGGTCACCCAGCAGCGCGTTAACAACCTGAAGTACCTGGAGCAGGTGATCAAGGAGTCGCTGCGAATGTTCCCCCCGGTGCCGTACTATTCGCGGCACATCGATCACGACACTACGCAGGGTGGCGTTCGGCTCGAGAAGGGTTCGACGATCGTGTTCGGGACGTACATGCTGCACCACAATCCGGAGTACTTCCCCGAACCGGACCAGTTCCGGCCCGAGCGGTTCGCAGACGGTGAAACGAAACGGAACCCCTTCGCGTACATTCCCTTCAGTGCCGGCAGCCGGAATTGTATCG GACAAAAGTTTGCATTGAACGAGCTGAAGACGGCACTGGTTAAGGTACTGCGCCAGTGCAAGGTCGAGCTGCCGGATCCGGATTTTGTGCCAAAAATGAAGATGGAACTGGTACTGAAGCCGGTCAACGGGATGCAGCTACGATTTTTGGAACGCAAAACCATCCAGCAGTAA